Proteins from a genomic interval of Mycolicibacterium grossiae:
- a CDS encoding DUF3107 domain-containing protein: MEVKIGVADSPRELVLNSAQSPSEVEKVVTDALGQDGTVLSLTDEKGRLFLVQSARITYVEIGPSDSRRVGFGIGTVGAEAVKNG; the protein is encoded by the coding sequence GTGGAGGTCAAGATCGGTGTCGCCGACAGCCCGCGCGAGTTGGTTCTGAACAGCGCGCAGTCGCCGAGTGAGGTGGAGAAGGTCGTCACCGACGCGTTGGGCCAGGACGGCACGGTGTTGAGCCTGACCGACGAGAAGGGTCGTCTGTTCCTGGTGCAGAGCGCGCGGATCACCTACGTCGAGATCGGTCCCTCGGACTCACGCCGCGTCGGCTTCGGCATCGGGACCGTCGGCGCGGAGGCCGTCAAGAACGGGTGA
- a CDS encoding ATP-dependent DNA helicase, whose translation MPIPPAPTPAVPSPDALTDPGLRGRVRVLGGPGTGKTTLLTRIATARIAAGTSPESVLLLTGSARLGAQARAAVTTALLGDGASGPRAVREPLVRTVHSYAFAVLRAAAQRNGDAPPRLVTGAEQDGIIRDLLEGDVADGDRSAVGWPDELRPALRTAGFATELRDLLARCAERGVDPVALQRLGRRHGRPQWVAAGRFAQVYEQVMLLRSAVGMAAPQATVPALGAAELVGAALDALAADADLLAAERARVDLLLVDDAQHLDPQAAHLVRVLAAGADLAVFAGDANQSVFGYRGADPGLLRTEDPAVLLTRSHRCAAAVARAVSGIAARLPGADPARAVTGDEDVPGAVAVRIAASPHAESTMIADALRRAHLVDGVPWERMAVLVRSMPSAGAALGRTLAAAGVPVERQPLGAPLAEYPAVGALLTVLDCVAGGLDGARAVDLVTGPIGRVDPVSLRQLRRSLRRADGSRPPRDFPDLLLAELDGAGSAELPDQLARPLRRVRSVLAGAARSHAAGQDPRFTLWQAWHHCGLQRRWLAAVERSGGAAIQATRDLDAVTALFDVAEQYVTRTTGATLTGFVDHVRGMTLAVTHRDDRRADDGVAVLSAHAALGREWDVVVLAGLQEGLWPNTVPRGGVLGTGHLVDVLDGVADSSGTTVSSRAPLLAEERRLLVAALGRARRQVVVTAVDGGEDDESALPSPFVAELAAFATEDVPQDAPPVRAPRVLTPAALVGRLRAVVCAPAEAVTPEHRAHAAAQLGRLAAAGVAGADPAHWHATTATSTTEPLWAGDEHVVALSPSTLQTLTDCPLRWLLERHGGADRRDVRSALGSLVHALVSEPGMTEERMLAALERSWPELPFDAPWHAANELERHRAMLVAFVQWLADTRGRYGVVGTEVDVDGVLPAGPDGPAVRVRGRVDRLERDAEGRLVVVDLKTGKTPVSKDDAQRHAQLAAYQLAIAEGLLPQGDQAGGGRLVYLGKPTASGACEREQDPMGADAREQWRAGVARAAAATRGPEFTARVNDGCAHCPVSALCPANAAKEGRS comes from the coding sequence ATGCCCATCCCGCCCGCTCCGACGCCCGCCGTCCCGTCGCCCGACGCCCTGACCGACCCCGGGCTGCGGGGGCGCGTGCGCGTGCTCGGTGGGCCCGGTACCGGCAAGACGACGCTGCTGACCCGCATCGCGACGGCGCGCATCGCCGCGGGCACGTCGCCGGAATCGGTTCTGCTGCTGACTGGTTCGGCGCGGCTCGGCGCGCAGGCCCGTGCGGCGGTCACCACGGCGCTGCTCGGTGACGGCGCGTCCGGGCCGCGGGCGGTGCGCGAACCGCTGGTGCGCACCGTGCACTCCTACGCGTTCGCGGTGCTGCGGGCGGCCGCGCAGCGCAACGGCGATGCGCCGCCGCGCCTCGTCACCGGCGCGGAGCAGGACGGCATCATCCGCGACCTGCTGGAGGGCGACGTCGCCGACGGTGACCGCTCGGCCGTGGGCTGGCCCGACGAGCTGCGACCGGCGCTGCGCACCGCCGGGTTCGCCACCGAGCTGCGCGACCTGCTCGCCCGCTGCGCCGAGCGCGGCGTCGATCCCGTTGCGCTGCAACGTCTCGGCCGCAGACACGGCCGTCCGCAGTGGGTGGCGGCGGGCCGGTTCGCGCAGGTCTACGAGCAGGTCATGCTGCTGCGCTCGGCGGTCGGCATGGCGGCGCCGCAGGCCACCGTGCCCGCGCTGGGTGCCGCCGAACTCGTCGGCGCGGCCCTGGACGCGCTGGCCGCCGACGCCGACCTGTTGGCCGCCGAACGCGCCCGCGTCGACCTGCTATTGGTCGACGACGCGCAGCATCTCGACCCGCAGGCCGCGCACCTGGTTCGGGTGCTCGCGGCGGGTGCGGACCTCGCGGTCTTCGCCGGCGACGCCAACCAGTCGGTGTTCGGCTACCGCGGCGCCGATCCGGGCCTGCTGCGCACCGAGGACCCGGCGGTCCTGCTCACCCGGTCGCACCGCTGCGCGGCGGCCGTGGCCCGCGCCGTGAGCGGCATCGCCGCCCGGTTGCCGGGCGCTGATCCGGCGCGCGCGGTGACCGGCGACGAGGACGTGCCGGGAGCGGTGGCCGTGCGGATCGCCGCCTCCCCGCACGCCGAGTCCACGATGATCGCCGACGCGCTGCGCCGCGCGCACCTCGTCGACGGGGTGCCGTGGGAGCGGATGGCCGTCCTGGTGCGGTCGATGCCCAGTGCCGGTGCGGCGCTGGGCCGTACGCTCGCCGCGGCGGGCGTCCCGGTCGAACGCCAACCCCTCGGTGCGCCGCTGGCGGAGTACCCGGCGGTCGGTGCGCTGCTGACGGTGCTCGACTGCGTGGCCGGCGGCCTCGACGGCGCCCGCGCGGTCGACCTGGTCACCGGGCCCATCGGCCGCGTCGACCCGGTGTCGCTGCGGCAGCTGCGTCGCTCACTGCGCCGCGCCGACGGCAGCCGACCGCCGCGCGACTTCCCCGACCTGCTGCTCGCCGAACTCGACGGTGCGGGCAGTGCCGAGCTGCCCGACCAGCTGGCCCGCCCGCTGCGCCGGGTCCGCAGCGTGCTCGCCGGGGCCGCGCGCAGCCACGCCGCCGGGCAGGACCCGCGGTTCACGCTCTGGCAGGCATGGCACCACTGCGGGCTGCAGCGCCGCTGGCTGGCGGCCGTCGAGCGCAGCGGCGGCGCAGCGATCCAGGCGACCCGCGACCTCGACGCGGTGACGGCGCTCTTCGACGTCGCCGAGCAATACGTCACCCGCACCACCGGCGCCACCCTCACCGGCTTCGTCGATCACGTCCGCGGCATGACGCTCGCGGTGACCCACCGCGACGACCGGCGCGCCGACGACGGCGTCGCCGTGCTCAGTGCGCACGCCGCGCTGGGGCGCGAGTGGGACGTCGTCGTGTTGGCCGGACTGCAGGAAGGTCTATGGCCCAACACCGTTCCGCGTGGCGGCGTGCTCGGCACCGGACACCTGGTCGACGTGCTCGACGGCGTGGCGGACTCGTCGGGCACCACGGTGTCCAGCCGCGCGCCGCTGCTGGCCGAGGAGCGGCGGCTGCTGGTCGCCGCACTCGGCCGGGCCCGTCGTCAGGTCGTGGTGACCGCCGTGGACGGCGGCGAGGACGACGAGTCGGCACTGCCGTCGCCCTTCGTCGCCGAACTCGCCGCCTTCGCCACCGAGGACGTGCCGCAGGACGCCCCGCCGGTTCGGGCGCCGCGCGTGCTGACCCCGGCGGCGCTGGTCGGGCGGTTGCGCGCGGTGGTGTGCGCCCCCGCCGAGGCGGTGACACCGGAGCACCGTGCCCACGCGGCGGCGCAGCTGGGCCGTCTGGCCGCCGCCGGCGTCGCCGGGGCCGATCCGGCGCACTGGCACGCCACCACCGCGACCTCGACCACGGAGCCGCTGTGGGCCGGCGACGAGCACGTGGTGGCGCTGTCCCCGTCGACGCTGCAGACGCTCACCGACTGTCCGCTGCGCTGGCTGCTCGAGCGGCACGGCGGCGCCGACCGCCGCGACGTCCGTTCGGCGCTCGGCTCGCTGGTGCACGCGCTGGTGTCCGAGCCCGGCATGACCGAGGAACGGATGCTCGCCGCGCTGGAGCGGTCCTGGCCCGAGCTGCCGTTCGACGCGCCGTGGCATGCCGCCAACGAACTCGAGCGGCACCGCGCCATGCTCGTCGCGTTCGTGCAGTGGCTCGCCGACACCCGCGGCCGGTACGGCGTGGTGGGCACCGAGGTGGACGTCGACGGCGTGCTCCCCGCGGGTCCGGACGGCCCGGCGGTGCGGGTGCGCGGCCGCGTCGACCGGCTGGAGCGCGACGCCGAGGGGCGCCTGGTGGTCGTCGACCTGAAGACGGGCAAGACGCCCGTCAGCAAGGACGACGCGCAGCGCCACGCGCAGCTCGCCGCCTACCAGCTCGCGATCGCCGAAGGGCTGCTGCCGCAGGGTGATCAGGCCGGTGGCGGGCGGCTGGTGTACCTGGGCAAGCCCAC
- a CDS encoding ferritin-like fold-containing protein has translation MTPTQPAATGEQASAPVDRGVTADHPGVHELFALLAYGEVAAFYRLTEEARMAPNLAGRINMASMAAAEMNHYEVLREALEQRGVDVVRAMTKYAPALENYHRLTTPSTWLEALVKTYIGDALAADFYLEIADALPAEAAAVVRAVLSETGHSQFVVAEVKAAVTASEKQRHRLALWSRRLLGEAITQAQFVLADHDELVDLVVASGEGLEQLAGFFDRLQRTHTSRVRELGLG, from the coding sequence ATGACTCCGACCCAGCCGGCGGCCACCGGAGAGCAGGCCTCGGCCCCCGTCGACCGTGGTGTCACGGCCGATCACCCCGGCGTTCACGAGCTGTTCGCGCTCCTGGCGTACGGCGAGGTGGCGGCCTTCTACCGGCTGACCGAGGAGGCGCGCATGGCGCCGAATCTGGCAGGCCGGATCAACATGGCCAGCATGGCCGCCGCCGAGATGAACCACTACGAGGTGCTGCGCGAGGCGCTCGAGCAGCGTGGCGTCGACGTGGTGCGGGCGATGACGAAATACGCTCCGGCACTGGAGAACTACCACCGGCTGACGACGCCCAGCACGTGGCTCGAGGCGCTGGTGAAGACCTACATCGGCGATGCGCTGGCCGCCGACTTCTACCTCGAGATCGCCGACGCGCTGCCCGCCGAGGCGGCCGCGGTGGTGCGGGCGGTGCTCTCGGAGACGGGGCACTCGCAGTTCGTCGTCGCCGAGGTGAAGGCCGCGGTCACCGCGAGCGAGAAGCAGCGCCACCGCCTGGCGCTGTGGTCGCGCCGCCTGCTGGGTGAGGCCATCACGCAGGCGCAGTTCGTCCTGGCCGACCACGACGAACTCGTCGACCTGGTGGTGGCCAGCGGCGAGGGCCTCGAGCAGCTGGCGGGCTTCTTCGACCGCCTGCAGCGCACGCACACCTCGCGGGTCCGCGAACTCGGCCTCGGCTGA
- a CDS encoding alpha/beta fold hydrolase — MTQSLNTHRFGPPGPARVLAVHGLTGHGRRWQSLAEQHLADVAVLAPDLIGHGRSSWDAPWTIDANTAALAALLDAEGGAPVVVVGHSFGGALALNLAAARPDLITALVLLDPAVALDGARMREIADEMYASPDYTDREEARQEKVNGSWGEVDPAEVERELDEHLVPLPNGRVGWRIGIPAMLCYWSELTRAVTVPRDGTPTTLVRATKVQPPYATDELVEALDTGLGDDFTLLEWDCDHMVPLARPAETAAVIRDRLG; from the coding sequence GTGACGCAGAGCCTGAACACCCACCGCTTCGGTCCGCCCGGTCCCGCCCGGGTCCTGGCCGTCCACGGACTGACCGGTCACGGGCGGCGGTGGCAGTCGCTCGCCGAGCAGCACCTCGCCGACGTCGCCGTGCTGGCACCCGATCTCATCGGTCACGGCCGATCGTCGTGGGATGCACCGTGGACCATCGACGCCAACACCGCCGCGCTGGCGGCCCTGCTCGACGCCGAGGGCGGCGCCCCGGTGGTCGTCGTCGGGCACTCCTTCGGCGGCGCGCTGGCGCTGAACCTCGCCGCCGCGCGTCCCGACCTCATCACCGCGCTGGTGCTGCTCGACCCCGCCGTCGCACTCGACGGGGCACGGATGCGCGAGATCGCCGACGAGATGTACGCCTCCCCGGACTACACCGATCGCGAGGAAGCACGGCAGGAGAAGGTGAACGGCTCCTGGGGCGAGGTGGACCCCGCGGAGGTGGAGCGCGAACTCGACGAACACCTGGTGCCGTTGCCCAACGGACGCGTCGGCTGGCGCATCGGCATCCCGGCGATGCTGTGCTACTGGAGCGAGTTGACCCGCGCGGTCACGGTGCCGCGGGACGGCACGCCGACGACGCTGGTGCGGGCCACGAAGGTGCAACCGCCCTATGCCACCGACGAACTCGTCGAGGCGCTCGACACCGGGCTGGGCGACGACTTCACGCTGCTCGAGTGGGACTGCGACCACATGGTGCCGCTGGCCCGCCCCGCGGAGACCGCCGCGGTGATCCGCGACCGCCTGGGCTGA
- a CDS encoding TIGR02569 family protein codes for MPSADGPPDHVLTAFGLTGLAPVALGSGWEGGWRCGEVVLSMVADPARAAWSAKVRETLFVDGVRLARPVRSTDGRYVVAGWRADTFVAGNPEPRHDEVVSAAVRLHEATAKLERPRFLTQPPAVPWTEVDVFIAADRAAWEDRPLHNLPPGAQFAPGSADGQRSVDLINQLAALRKPTRAPSQLVHGDLYGTVLFAGTAAPGITDITPYWRPASWAAGVVVVDALAWGEADDGLVERWSSLSEWPQMLLRALIFRLAVHALHPRSTAAVFPGLARTAALVRLVL; via the coding sequence ATGCCCAGCGCCGATGGGCCGCCCGACCACGTGTTGACGGCGTTCGGGCTGACCGGGTTGGCCCCGGTCGCCCTCGGCAGCGGGTGGGAGGGCGGCTGGCGCTGCGGCGAGGTCGTGCTGTCGATGGTGGCCGATCCCGCGCGCGCCGCGTGGTCGGCGAAGGTGCGCGAGACGCTGTTCGTCGACGGCGTGCGGCTGGCCCGTCCCGTGCGCTCCACCGACGGTCGGTACGTGGTCGCGGGCTGGCGCGCCGACACCTTCGTGGCCGGCAATCCCGAGCCGCGGCACGACGAGGTGGTCTCCGCTGCGGTGCGGCTGCACGAGGCCACCGCCAAGCTCGAGCGGCCGCGGTTCCTGACCCAACCGCCCGCGGTGCCGTGGACCGAGGTCGACGTCTTCATCGCCGCCGACCGTGCGGCGTGGGAGGACCGGCCGCTGCACAACCTGCCGCCCGGTGCGCAGTTCGCGCCCGGCTCGGCCGACGGGCAGCGCTCGGTCGACCTGATCAACCAGCTCGCCGCACTGCGCAAGCCGACGCGCGCGCCGAGCCAACTGGTGCACGGCGACCTCTACGGCACGGTGCTGTTCGCGGGGACGGCGGCGCCGGGCATCACCGACATCACGCCGTACTGGCGGCCGGCGTCGTGGGCCGCGGGCGTCGTGGTGGTGGACGCCCTGGCGTGGGGTGAGGCCGACGACGGTCTCGTCGAACGCTGGTCGTCGCTCTCGGAATGGCCGCAGATGCTGTTGCGCGCGTTGATCTTCCGGCTCGCCGTGCACGCGCTGCACCCCCGCTCCACCGCGGCCGTGTTCCCCGGGTTGGCGCGCACCGCGGCGCTGGTCCGCCTGGTCCTCTAA
- a CDS encoding DUF3152 domain-containing protein produces the protein MRGGPVGPERRGGGRAPVLRNEWREPLRAQRDPVAGDPGRPRSRRDEHQQLRKQTWLGRFVSTYGWRAYAIPVLAVLTLVVVYQTLTAPAPASQTEADGPVQGPPTITAGSTAILGAPPKGLTQFDANLPTGILPDGGPFTEAGAKTWHVVPGATPKVGEGTTKTFTYSVEVEDGVDTASIGGDEAFARMVTETLSNPKSWTHNPQFAFQRTDDPAVVPDFRVSLTSPMTVREGCGYDIPIETSCFNPAYLTDQPRVFLNEARWVRGAVPFQGDVGSYRQYLINHEVGHAIGYQKHEPCGENGALAPIMMQQTFSVSNDDNARFDPESVQADGRTCRFNPWPYPIA, from the coding sequence ATGCGCGGAGGACCGGTGGGTCCGGAACGTCGCGGGGGCGGTCGTGCGCCCGTACTGCGCAACGAGTGGCGCGAGCCGCTGCGCGCACAACGCGATCCGGTGGCAGGCGATCCGGGACGGCCGCGGTCCAGGCGCGACGAGCACCAGCAGCTGCGCAAGCAGACCTGGCTCGGCAGGTTCGTCTCGACCTACGGTTGGCGCGCCTACGCCATCCCCGTGCTGGCCGTGCTGACGCTCGTCGTCGTGTACCAGACCCTCACCGCGCCCGCGCCGGCCAGCCAGACCGAGGCCGACGGCCCGGTGCAGGGGCCGCCCACGATCACCGCGGGCAGCACCGCCATCCTCGGCGCCCCGCCGAAGGGGCTGACGCAGTTCGACGCCAACCTGCCGACCGGCATCCTGCCCGACGGCGGCCCGTTCACCGAGGCGGGCGCGAAGACCTGGCACGTGGTTCCCGGTGCCACGCCGAAGGTGGGGGAGGGCACCACCAAGACGTTCACCTACAGCGTCGAGGTCGAGGACGGCGTCGACACGGCGTCGATCGGCGGTGACGAGGCCTTCGCCCGCATGGTCACCGAGACCCTGTCCAACCCGAAGAGCTGGACGCACAATCCGCAGTTCGCCTTCCAGCGCACCGACGATCCCGCCGTCGTCCCCGACTTCCGCGTCTCGCTGACCTCGCCGATGACGGTCCGGGAGGGCTGCGGCTACGACATCCCGATCGAGACGTCCTGCTTCAACCCCGCCTACCTCACCGACCAGCCGCGGGTGTTCCTCAACGAGGCCCGGTGGGTGCGGGGCGCGGTGCCGTTCCAGGGCGACGTGGGCTCCTACCGGCAGTACCTCATCAACCACGAGGTCGGCCACGCCATCGGCTACCAGAAGCACGAGCCGTGCGGCGAGAACGGCGCCCTGGCGCCGATCATGATGCAGCAGACGTTCTCGGTCAGCAACGACGACAACGCCCGCTTCGACCCCGAATCGGTGCAGGCCGACGGGCGCACCTGCCGGTTCAACCCCTGGCCCTACCCGATCGCCTGA
- a CDS encoding MGMT family protein, with protein sequence MAAITDAQVEAVRALVAAVPAGAVTTYGDIADAAGLASPRIVAWIMRTDSSDLPWHRVIRASGTPAPHLAERQLELLCAEGVLATDGRVPLSEHRHRFEAR encoded by the coding sequence ATGGCGGCGATCACCGACGCGCAGGTCGAGGCCGTGCGCGCGCTGGTCGCCGCGGTCCCGGCCGGCGCGGTGACGACCTACGGCGACATCGCCGACGCGGCGGGGCTCGCCAGCCCGCGGATCGTCGCGTGGATCATGCGCACCGACTCCTCGGATCTGCCGTGGCACCGCGTGATCCGAGCCTCCGGCACGCCGGCGCCGCACCTGGCGGAGCGGCAACTGGAACTGCTGTGCGCCGAGGGGGTCCTGGCGACCGACGGGCGGGTGCCGCTGTCCGAGCACCGGCACCGCTTCGAGGCGCGTTAG
- a CDS encoding TetR/AcrR family transcriptional regulator: MSDLANAAERRGAQPPNGDAASGRSAGGNRRGNRLPRDERRGQLLIAASEVFVDRGYHAAGMDEIADRAGVSKPVLYQHFSSKLELYLAVLQRHVDNLVSGVRQALRTTTDNRRRLHAAVGAFFDFIEHDSQGYRLIFENDYVTEPLVSEQVKMATESCTDAVFDLISIDSGLEAHRARMIAVGLVAVSVDSARYWLNNDRPISKEAAVDGTVQFAWGGLSHVPLTRS, encoded by the coding sequence ATGAGCGATCTCGCCAACGCCGCCGAGAGGAGAGGCGCGCAGCCGCCGAACGGCGACGCCGCCTCCGGGCGGTCGGCGGGGGGCAACCGACGCGGCAACCGTCTCCCCCGCGACGAGCGTCGCGGCCAGCTCCTCATCGCCGCCAGCGAGGTCTTCGTCGACCGTGGCTATCACGCCGCGGGCATGGACGAGATCGCCGACCGCGCCGGGGTCAGCAAACCCGTGCTCTATCAACACTTCTCGTCGAAGCTGGAGCTGTATCTCGCCGTGCTGCAGCGGCACGTCGACAACCTGGTGTCCGGCGTGCGTCAGGCGCTGCGCACGACCACCGACAACCGGCGCCGGCTGCACGCCGCGGTCGGCGCGTTCTTCGACTTCATCGAGCACGACAGCCAGGGTTACCGGCTGATCTTCGAGAACGACTACGTCACCGAACCGTTGGTGTCCGAGCAGGTGAAGATGGCCACCGAGTCGTGCACCGACGCGGTGTTCGACCTCATCAGCATCGACTCCGGCCTGGAAGCCCACCGCGCCCGCATGATCGCGGTGGGCCTGGTGGCCGTCAGCGTGGACAGCGCCCGCTACTGGCTGAACAACGACCGACCGATCTCGAAGGAGGCGGCGGTCGACGGCACCGTTCAGTTCGCTTGGGGCGGACTGTCACACGTGCCGCTCACCCGTTCTTGA
- the moeZ gene encoding adenylyltransferase/sulfurtransferase MoeZ, whose translation MPPLVEPAATLTREEVARYSRHLIIPDLGVDGQKRLKNAKVLVIGAGGLGSPTLLYLAAAGVGTIGIVEFDVVDESNLQRQIIHGQSDIGRSKAQSARESVLEVNPLVTVNLHEFRLEPDNAVDLFSQYDLILDGTDNFATRYLVNDAAVLAHKPYVWGSIYRFEGQVSVFWEDAPDGLGLNYRDLYPEPPPPGMVPSCAEGGVLGILCASIASVMGTEAIKLITGIGEPLLGRLMVYDALDMTYRTIKIRKDPATPKITELIDYEAFCGVVSEAAADAAAGATVTPRELREMIDTGRNVALIDVREPVEWEINHIEGAELIPKSTLEAGDGLAKLPQDRVAVLYCKTGVRSAEALAAVKKAGFSDALHLQGGIVAWAKQLEPDMVMY comes from the coding sequence TTGCCGCCGCTGGTCGAGCCCGCGGCGACGCTCACCCGCGAGGAGGTGGCGCGCTACAGCCGCCACCTGATCATCCCGGATCTCGGTGTCGATGGTCAGAAGCGGCTGAAAAACGCCAAGGTGCTGGTCATCGGCGCCGGCGGTCTGGGCTCGCCCACGCTGCTCTACCTGGCCGCGGCCGGCGTCGGCACGATCGGCATCGTCGAGTTCGACGTCGTCGACGAGTCCAATCTGCAGCGCCAGATCATCCACGGCCAGTCCGACATCGGCCGTTCGAAGGCGCAGAGCGCCCGCGAGTCGGTGCTCGAGGTCAATCCGCTGGTGACGGTCAACCTGCACGAGTTCCGGTTGGAGCCCGACAACGCGGTCGACCTCTTCTCGCAGTACGACCTCATCCTGGACGGCACCGACAACTTCGCTACCCGCTACCTGGTGAACGACGCGGCGGTGCTGGCGCACAAGCCCTACGTGTGGGGGTCGATCTACCGCTTCGAGGGTCAGGTGTCGGTGTTCTGGGAGGACGCCCCGGACGGGTTGGGCCTGAACTACCGGGACCTCTACCCCGAGCCGCCGCCCCCGGGCATGGTGCCGTCGTGCGCGGAGGGCGGGGTGCTCGGCATCCTGTGTGCGTCGATCGCGTCGGTGATGGGCACCGAGGCGATCAAGCTCATCACCGGCATCGGCGAGCCCCTGCTCGGTCGGCTCATGGTGTACGACGCGCTGGACATGACCTACCGCACCATCAAGATCCGCAAGGATCCGGCCACTCCGAAGATCACCGAGTTGATCGACTACGAGGCGTTCTGCGGCGTCGTGAGCGAAGCGGCCGCCGATGCCGCGGCCGGAGCGACGGTCACCCCGCGCGAGCTGCGGGAGATGATCGACACCGGCCGCAACGTCGCGCTGATCGACGTCCGCGAGCCCGTCGAGTGGGAGATCAACCACATCGAGGGCGCCGAGCTGATCCCGAAGTCGACGCTCGAGGCGGGCGACGGTCTCGCGAAGCTGCCGCAGGACCGCGTCGCGGTGCTGTACTGCAAGACCGGCGTGCGGTCGGCGGAGGCGCTGGCCGCGGTGAAGAAGGCCGGCTTCTCCGATGCGCTGCACCTGCAGGGCGGGATCGTGGCGTGGGCCAAGCAACTCGAACCCGACATGGTGATGTACTGA